A DNA window from Vigna angularis cultivar LongXiaoDou No.4 chromosome 1, ASM1680809v1, whole genome shotgun sequence contains the following coding sequences:
- the LOC108342710 gene encoding probable sugar phosphate/phosphate translocator At1g12500: protein MVEAQTWTTRRMSNPRLDSTEQVLDIPPTPPGEHRNSFGSNGGGLSPTVVTALIIASWYLSNIGVLLLNKYLLSFYGYRYPIFLTMLHMLSCAAYSYASINFLEIVPLQHIHSKKQFLKILALSAIFCFSVVCGNTSLRYLPVSFNQAIGATTPFFTAIFAFVITCKKETAEVYLALLPVVFGIVVASNSEPLFHLFGFLVCVGSTAGRALKSVVQGILLTSEAEKLHSMNLLLYMAPLAAFILLPFTLYIEGNVFAHTVEKARGDPFILFLLLGNATVAYLVNLTNFLVTKHTSALTLQVLGNAKATVAAVVSVLIFRNPVTVMGMAGFGITIMGVVLYSEAKKRSKVTTH from the coding sequence ATGGTGGAGGCGCAGACATGGACCACGCGTCGAATGAGCAATCCTAGGCTCGACAGTACGGAGCAGGTGCTCGACATTCCGCCCACGCCGCCGGGGGAGCACCGTAACAGTTTCGGATCCAACGGCGGAGGACTCTCGCCGACGGTGGTTACCGCCCTCATCATTGCGTCGTGGTACCTATCCAACATCGGCGTCCTCCTCCTGAACAAGTACCTCCTCAGCTTCTACGGCTACCGCTACCCCATCTTCCTCACAATGCTCCACATGCTATCCTGCGCCGCCTACTCCTACGCCTCCATCAACTTTCTCGAAATCGTTCCCCTCCAACACATCCACTCCAAGAAGCAGTTCCTCAAGATCCTCGCCCTCAGCGCCATATTCTGCTTCTCCGTCGTCTGCGGCAACACCTCGCTCCGCTACCTTCCCGTCTCCTTCAACCAAGCCATCGGCGCGACGACGCCGTTTTTCACCGCCATCTTCGCCTTCGTAATCACCTGCAAGAAGGAAACCGCGGAGGTTTACCTGGCGCTTTTGCCCGTTGTCTTTGGGATCGTGGTTGCTAGCAATAGCGAGCCTTTGTTTCATCTATTCGGGTTTTTGGTGTGTGTCGGTTCAACTGCTGGTCGAGCTTTGAAGTCAGTGGTTCAGGGGATTCTTTTGACCTCTGAAGCGGAGAAGCTTCACTCCATGAACTTGCTTCTCTACATGGCTCCCTTGGCGGCTTTCATACTGTTACCCTTTACACTCTACATCGAAGGGAATGTGTTCGCTCACACTGTGGAGAAAGCCAGGGGAGACCCCTTTATTTTGTTCTTGCTGCTTGGGAATGCCACCGTCGCTTATTTGGTCAACTTGACCAACTTTTTGGTGACGAAGCACACCAGCGCGTTGACGCTTCAGGTGTTGGGGAATGCCAAAGCCACCGTGGCGGCGGTGGTTTCGGTTTTGATTTTCAGGAATCCGGTGACGGTTATGGGAATGGCGGGGTTCGGAATCACGATCATGGGGGTGGTGCTTTACAGCGAAGCAAAGAAGAGGTCCAAAGTTACGACTCATTGA
- the LOC108342720 gene encoding nudix hydrolase 14, chloroplastic, with protein MATNVRVVCGALKRFSRPHASNWVWKKKVFCCKMSTESPSLTHTITLPNKPNEPVHIVAAPGVSHSDFWNAVESSLLKQWLHNLQTDNGILADGTMTLRQVLVQGVDMFGKRIGFLKFKADIFDKETGKKIPGIVFARGPAVAVLILLESEGETYAVLTEQPRVPVGRIILELPAGMLDDNKGDFVGTAVREVEEEIGIKLNVEDMVDLTAFLDSTTGCRVFPSGGGCDEEISIFLYRGRVDKEIITQLEGKETGLREHGELIKVRVVPYKKLWHTTADCKVLVAVALLEMAMKEGLLPTLST; from the exons ATGGCTACGAATGTTCGCGTTGTATGTGGTGCGCTGAAAAGGTTCAGTCGGCCTCACGCCTCCAATTGGGtttggaagaagaaagttttCTGCTGCAAGATGTCCACTGAGTCGCCTTCCTTGACTCACACCATCACACTGCCTAATAAACCCAATGAACCTGTTCATATTGTTGCTGCTCCCGGCGTCTCCCATTCTGATTTCTG GAATGCTGTTGAATCATCTTTACTCAAGCAGTGGTTGCATAACTTGCAAACTGACAATGGGATTCTAGCTGATGGCACCATGACTCTGAGACAAGTTCTAGTTCAG GGAGTTGACATGTTTGGAAAGCGCATTGGGTTTCTCAAGTTTAAAGCGGACATTTTTGACAAGGAAACGGGGAAAAAG ATTCCAGGCATTGTCTTTGCAAGAGGACCAGCTGTGGCGGTGCTGATACTCCTGGAATCAGAGGGTGAAACATATGCTGTTCTTACGGAACAG CCAAGGGTGCCTGTTGGAAGAATTATTTTGGAATTGCCTGCCGGAATGCTGGATGATAACAAAGGTGATTTTGTTGGAACTGCTGTTCGTGAG GTTGAAGAAGAGATTGGTATCAAGTTAAATGTAGAAGACATGGTTGACCTCACCGCTTTCCTTGACTCTACAACTGGATGCAGAGTTTTTCCCTCCGGG GGAGGATGTGACGAAGAAATCAGTATTTTTCTTTACAGAGGGCGCGTTGACAAAGAGATAATCACACAACTAGAGGGAAAAGAGACTGGCCTTCGTGAACACGGGGAGCTAATTAAGGTACGCGTAGTACCTTACAAGAAACTCTGGCACACAACAGCGGATTGCAAAGTTCTGGTGGCTGTTGCACTGTTGGAAATGGCTATGAAAGAAGGGCTATTGCCAACTTTGTCTACTTAA